A DNA window from Corvus cornix cornix isolate S_Up_H32 chromosome 13, ASM73873v5, whole genome shotgun sequence contains the following coding sequences:
- the ABLIM3 gene encoding actin-binding LIM protein 3 isoform X10 → MSTSTVPYQQNPYTPGSGSSVIQCYRCGDTCKGEVVRVQSNHFHIRCFTCQVCGCDLAQSGFFFKNQEYICTHDYQQLYGTRCDSCGDFITGEVISALGRTYHPKCFVCSTCRKPFPIGDKVTFSGKDCVCQNCSHSLLSTKPIKIHGPSHCAGCKEEIKQGQSLLALEKQWHVSCFKCQTCGIILTGEYISKDGIPYCESDYHAQFGIKCETCDRYISGRVLEAGGKHYHPTCARCVRCHQMFTEGEEMYLTGSEVWHPICKQAARAEKKLKHRRTSETSISPPGSSIGSPNRVICDIFESFDTRQRRASSPGYIDSPTYSRQGMSPTIPRSPHHFYRSAAGESNIYRKPPIYKRHDNPSAATKSKTSEDIAQSSKYSPAYSPDPYYHSESEYWSFQGSPKAPRARRFSSGGEEDGYDRGMHKIQSGIGRLILREEMKARSNSYADPWTPPRSSASSREALHTAGYEGSLNGSPRTHYLADSDPLISKSASLPAYRRNGLHRPPSAELFHYDSTNAVNWGMREYKIYPYELLLVKTRGRNQLPKDVDRTRLERHLSQEEFYQIFGMTMAEFDRLALWKRNELKKQARLF, encoded by the exons TGTGTGGCTGCGACCTGGCCCAGTCGGGTTTCTTCTTTAAGAACCAGGAGTACATCTGCACCCACGACTACCAGCAGCTCTACGGGACCCGCTGTGACAGCTGTGGGGACTTCATCACCGGCGAGGTCatctctgccctgggcaggacCTACCACCCCAAGTGCTTTgtctgcagcacctgcag GAAGCCGTTCCCCATCGGAGACAAGGTCACATTCAGCGGGAAGGACTGCGTCTGCCAGAACTGCTCCCACTCCCTCCTCAGCACCAAGCCCATCAAGATCCACGGGCCCAGCC ACTGCGCCGGCTGCAAGGAGGAGATCAAGCAGGGCCAGTCCCTGCTGGCCCTGGAGAAGCAGTGGCACGTCAGCTGCTTCAAGTGCCAAACGTGCGGCATCATCCTCACCGGCGAGTACATCAGCAA GGATGGCATCCCGTACTGCGAGTCCGACTACCACGCCCAGTTCGGCATCAAGTGCGAGACCTGTGACCGCTACATCAGCGGCCGTGTCCTGGAG gcaggagggaagcacTACCACCCCACCTGTGCCAGATGTGTGCGCTGCCACCAGATGTtcacagagggagaggagatgTACCTGACAG GCTCTGAAGTGTGGCACCCCATCTGCAAgcaggcagccagagcagagaagaagctgaag cacaGAAGGACGTCGGAAACCTCAATCTCCCCCCCTGGCTCCAGCATCGGCTCCCCAAACCGTGTCATCTGC GACATCTTCGAGAGCTTTGACACGCGGCAGAGACGAGCCTCCAGCCCCGGCTACATCGACTCCCCCACCTACAGCCGCCAGGGCATGTCCCCCACCATCCCCAGGTCCCCCCACCATTTCTATCGCTCAG CCGCTGGCGAGAGTAACATCTACAGGAAGCCCCCCATCTACAAGCGCCACG ACAACCCCTCCGCAGccacaaaaagcaaaaccagcgAGGACATCGCACAGTCATCCAAGTACAGCCCTGCCTACTCCCCGGACCCCTACTACCACTCCGAGTCGGAGTACTGGTCCTTCCAAGGCTCACCCAAAG CTCCCCGGGCCCGGAGGTTCTCGTCAGGTGGTGAAGAGGATGGGTACGACCGGGGCATGCACAAG ATCCAGAGTGGCATCGGGAGGCTGAtcctgagggaggagatgaaGGCTCGCTCCAACTCCTACGCAGACCCCTGGACACCCCCTcgcagctcagccagcagcagagaggccCTGCACACCGCGGGCTACGAGGGCTCCCTCAACGGCT CTCCCCGAACCCACTACCTGGCTGACAGCG ATCCCCTCATTTCTAAGTCGGCCTCCCTCCCTGCCTACAGGAGGAATGGGCTGCACAGG CCTCCCAGCGCGGAGCTTTTCCACTACGACAGCACCAATGCCGTCAACTGGGGGATGCGAG agTACAAG ATTTACCCCTACGAGCTGCTCCTGGTGAAGACGAGGGGGAGGAACCAGCTGCCCAAAGATGTGGACAGGACTCGGTTAGAG AGGCACCTGTCCCAGGAGGAATTCTACCAGATCTTCGGGATGACCATGGCCGAGTTCGACCGCCTGGCGCTGTGGAAGAGGAACGAGCTGAAGAAGCAGGCCCGGCTGTTTTAA